CCAGGAACGGGTAGATCTCCAGCGGCTCGCCCGCCAGGGTGTCCGCGACGGGGGAGTAGTGGGTCAGGGCGATCCGCGCGTCGCAGCCCTCCTCGCCCAGCTGCTCCAGTGCGCCCCGCAGACCGTCGGCGCACCGGCGCGAGTGGCGGACGAACTCCTTCATCACCGTCTCGCCGAACTCCCCGGCGCTGCGGCCCACGAAGCCGCCGCCGAACCCCTTCGTCCCGGCGACGCCGATCCGCGCGCCGCCGCTCTCGACGACCGTCGCCTGCCCCTCCAGGACGTGGGCTCCGGCGTCCCGGAGGATGGCCGTGACCTCCTCCGGCCGGTCGTCGTGGTGGTCGTGGTTGCCGAGGACGGCGACGACCGGGACGGCGAGACCCTCGACCTCCCGGGCCACCACCCGCATCTCCTCGGGCGTGCCGTGCCGGGTGAGGTCCCCGGCCAGCAGCAGGAGGTCTGCGCACTCGGGCAGGGTTTCGAAGGCGGGGCGCAGCACGCCCTGGCTGTCGGGCCCCATGTGGATGTCCCCGACGGCTGCGATACGGATCATGAGAGCTCCTCCGCGTGGTCGGGGGAGGACGCCTCGGTGACCACGAGGTCGCTGTGCACGGGGACCCCGGCGAGCTCCTCGTGGACGGTGCGCAGGATCTCGTCGCGGCAGGGCGCCGAGGGCACGGTGCCGGCGAGCAGCACCGTCCGGCCGCGGGCCTCGACGCGTAGGCCCAGTTCACCGAGCTCACCGGAGGCGAGGCGGTCCTGGAGGTGGGCGATGCGGTAGTCCAGGTTCTCGGCAGGCGGTCCGCCGCCCGCGTCCTTGGAACCGTGGGTGCTCATGGGTGCTCCTTCAGATGACGTTCAGGCGCTCCAGCAGGAAGAAGAAGGCCGCCGGCATGGGCTCGTCCCCGCAGTCGCGCCGTACCCGCTCCCAGTCGACCTTCTCCCGCAGGGCGCGGGCGATGGGCAGGGCGGCCCCGAAGTCGCAGTGGTGCTCGGAGAACGCGGCGGTCAGACTCCACAGCAGATCGGTCGGGGCGAGCACGGGCATGCGCACCGAGTCGACCGGCAGCTCCACCGCCCGCTCCAGCATGTCCGCGCCGACCGGCCGGTGCGCCAGCTCGAAGATGATGTCGACCGGCTGACCGAAACAGGTGGCCTTGATCAGCCAGTCCTCCGGCGGCGTGTAGACCGTCAGCCCGGCTTCGTGGAGCGTGGCCGCCACCGCTTCCGCGTCCTCGGGACGGATCGCGAAATCGACGTCGTGCTGCAGGTTCTTCTCGCCGCCGTGGGCGTAGGCGGCCACGCTGCCGGCCAGCGCGAACAGATGCCCCTTGCGCTTGAGCAGGGCACCGACCTGCTTGGCCGCCTCCAGAAGCGCCTGGTTGCGGTCCTGGGGGAGTTCCTGCAGGGGCTGGTCCGCCTGCGGGTCCTGTGGTGGCGCGGGCTCGTCCCCGTCCGGTGCCGTCCGGAGGTCGGGGATCCCCCGTCGCCGGACGAGCGTCGCGTCATCACCGTTCTGCGTCATGACCACTCCTTCGCCGAACCGGACACTCCGCTCCCGTGCGGTGTCCGAACCCGAGACGGCCTGTTTGCCTGCACTGGTACCCGGCGCGCCCACCCCGACACGGACGGTTTCCGAAGAGCGCCGGGCCGGTCGGTCACCGGCCGGGGTTGCCCGTTCGGGCAGGCTCGCAGCAGGTCTCTCCTCTCCGGGTGGCGCCACCCGCGCGCCCTCGCGAGGCTGATACCGGCCGGACCGCCCGGCCGACCAGCCCTGGAGGAGCCCCGATGCCCAAGCTGCCGTACACCCTGCTCGCCGCCCTGGCCGCGTCCGCACTCGCCGTGCCGGTGTCCGCCTCCGCTCTGCCCGCCGACGTCACCGCGAGCCAGTGCGTCGCGGGCGGCGGCATGATCGTCATCTCCGCCGTGGGCGACGGCTCGCAGGGGTACACCAAGCGCTGCATGGGCGGAGTCCACGACGGCCAGACGGTCCTCTGACACCCCGGCCGAACAAGACAAGCGCATAACCCGCCCAAGACGGAATATGGGGCAAAGGCGTGGGAAACCGGATGACGCCACTGGACGACGCGCTTGTGGAGGTCGGCATGAACCAGGAGACATCACGCTCGTCCGGACTTCCGCAGCCGCTGCGGGCCGTGGCCTCGGGCCTCGGCCATCTGCCGGGTGCGGAGCAGGTGGGCAAGGTGGCCACGGACGCCCTGGACAGGATCGGCGCGGTCTCGCCGCGAGGCCGCCGGATGGCCGTCTACGCGGGCGCCGGGGTGCTCGGCGTGGCCGGAGTCGTGGAGTGGCCGGTGGCGGTGACCGGCGCGGCCGTGGCCTGGCTGACCCGGCCGAGGCCCGCACAGCGGCCCGACGGCCCCGCACCGAACGGCGGCACACAGACCGCCGAGGCCGGGGGCCACCGCCCCGCCAGGACGGGCAGCGACGACGAGGACACCTCCGAGCACGGCCCGGGCGGCAGACTCACCCCCTCCCACCACCGCCAGGAGCAGCCGGAACAGCACGTTCACGAACAGCCCGCCAAGGTCGGGGACACCGCCACCGCCTCCGCGCTCAAGCAGGTCGCCGAGGCCACCGCGCACCACGAGGAGCAGTCCAACGGGCACGCGGGCGACAGCCGCCCCACCGGCTGAGTCGGGACGGCAGCAGATGCTCGCACTCTTCGACGTCACCCCGCTCACCGGCGCCGTGGCCGAGGCGGCCGCGGGCGCCGCCCGCAGCGCCGCCCGGTCGGTGACGTCCGCCTACGACACCACGCGCCGCGTCCGCAACGTCGCGCGCAACGCCCTGACCGGCGGACAGCACTGGAAGGCCGGGCAACGCCTCCACCTCGCGCTGCGGCGCCCCGACGGCGACGCGGCGGCCCTCGCCCGCCGGATCGCCGAGGAACTGATCGAGCACCCGGACGTACTCACGGCCTACTGGGACGGCGGGCTGTCCCGCCTGGTGGTCACCGTGGCCGAGGACGCCGTCACCGACCGCGTCACCGAGCGGGCCACCGAGCTCGCCACCCGCTTCGGCCTGGTCGAGGGAGCCGATCCCAACATCCGGGACACCAGCCACCCCGGGGATCCCACCGAGGTGCGCGTCACCGCCGCGGCGATCCTGATGGACGTCGCGGGAACGGCCGGTGCCCTGGCCGGCCGGTCCCTGCGACTGCCGCCCGCCTCGCGCATCATCACCGCCACCGTCACGCTGCTGCGCGAGAACCCCCGCTTCCGGGCCCTGCTCCGGCAGCGCTTCGGCACGTCCGGCATGGAACTCGTCCTCGCCGCGGCCAACGCCGCCGCCCACGGCATCGGCCAGACCCCGCCGGCCCTCGTCCTCGACGGCATCCTGCGCGGCAACCAGCTCACCGAAGCCGTGGCCAGGGCAGCGGCCTTCGAGAGGCTGCACGACGACGTCTGCCACCAGCGCCGCACCAGCCTGCCCTGCCCCGTCGACACCAGGCCGCCGCTCAAGGTGACCCCCGCCGCTGAGTACGCCTCCCACGCCAGCACCGGCAGCCTCGCCGGCGCCGCCGCCACCCTCCTCGTCACCCACAACGCGAGGGACGCGGCCGAAGCCGTCCTCGCCGGATCCCCGAAGGCGGCCCGGTACGGCCCCGCCGCCTTCGGCGCGACCCTCGGCACCTTCCTCGCCCACGCCGGGATCCTCCTGCGCAACGGGGAACGCCTGCGACAGCTCGAGATCGCCGATGCCCTGGTCCTGCACGCCGACGCCCTGCGCAGCCTGCGGCCCGACACCGACGACGACCTGCCCGACGACCCGGTTCACCCCTACGCCGAGGCCGTGCTGGACGCCGCCCGCAGGGCAGGACTGCACGTCGTCATCGCGGGCGGCACCGACCTCAAGGACATCACCCGCCTCGCCGACGAGGTCGCGCCGAGCGCCAAGCCGTTCGGAGACGTCGTCCGGGCCCTCCAGGACGAGGGGCGCGTCGTCGTCACCGTCGCCCGCCTGGACGAGTCCGGCGACGGACACGTCGCGGCCGGGCTGCCCGCCGGAGACGTGGCCATCGCCCTCGCCGACGGACGGGGAGCCGTCTCCTGGGGCGTCGACGTCCTGGCACCGGGCGGCCTCGCCGACGTCTGGCGGCTGCTCACGGCGATCCCCTCGGCCCGGCGCGTCGGACGCCGGTCGCAGACCCTGGCCCGCGCCGGCGCCGCCCTCTCCGGGCTCCTCGTCGCCCGCGGCGGGCAGCCCCCGGGCCGTCACCTCCTGTGGCCCCTCACCCGGCACGCCCCCGTCAACATCGCCGCCGCCAACGCCCTGCTCACCGGCTGGCTCGAAGCCGTCCGGGTCGCCCGGGCGACCCCACCGCCCCCCCGGCTGCACATCCCCTGGCACGCCCTGGAACCCCACGAGGCACGCGACCGGTTGCAGCACGCCGACCGCGACGGCGAGCCCCGCGGACTCGCCCTGCTCGCCGACCGCTCGAAGCAGCGGGCCGCCCGCCTGACCGGGCACCCGGCCCTCGCCCCCGCCCGCTGGACGTGGCAGGCGGCCGGTGCCGTACGCCGCGAACTCGACGACCCGCTCACGCCCGTCCTCGCCACCGGCGCCGTCGCCTCGGCCCTGCTCGGTTCGGTCGTCGACGCGCTGCTCGTCGTCGGCGCCATGGACCTCAACGCGGTGACCGGCGGCCTTCAACGGCTGCGCGCCGAACAGGCCCTGGCCCGGCTCGCCGCCCGGCAGCAGCCCAAGGCCCGCAAGCAGAACGGCGGCACCGGCACCGTCACCGTCGACGCCGCCCGGCTGCGCCCCGGGGACGAGATCACCCTCGGCGCCGGCGACGTCGTCCCCGCCGACGCCCGGCTGCTGGACGTCGACGGCCTGGAGGTCGACGAGTCGGCGCTCACCGGCGAGTCCCTGCCGGTGACCAAGTCCGTCGACGCCACCCCCGGCCTGCCGGTGGCCCAGCGCACCTGCATGGTCTTCGAGGGCACCACCGTCGTGGCCGGACGGGCCACCGCGCTCGTCGTCGACACCGGTGACCAGACCGAGGCCGGCCGGGCCGTCACCCTCGCCGCCCGCACCCCGCCCCCCGCCGGCGTCCAGGCCCGGCTCCAGGAACTGACCCGCAAGGCCCTGCCCGTGACCTTCACCGGCGGCGCGGCCGTGACCGGGCTGTCCCTGCTGCGCGGCAGCCCCGTCCGGCGCGCCGTCAGCGGTGGTGTCGCGGTCGCCGTAGCCGCCGTCCCCGAGGGCCTGCCGCTCGTCGCGACCGTCGCACAGATGGCGGCGGCGCGCCGGCTGTCCCGCCGCGGCGTCCTGGTCCGCACCCCGCGCACCCTGGAGGCGCTCGGCCGGGTCGACACCGTCTGCTTCGACAAGACCGGC
The Streptomyces tuirus genome window above contains:
- a CDS encoding cation-translocating P-type ATPase; amino-acid sequence: MLALFDVTPLTGAVAEAAAGAARSAARSVTSAYDTTRRVRNVARNALTGGQHWKAGQRLHLALRRPDGDAAALARRIAEELIEHPDVLTAYWDGGLSRLVVTVAEDAVTDRVTERATELATRFGLVEGADPNIRDTSHPGDPTEVRVTAAAILMDVAGTAGALAGRSLRLPPASRIITATVTLLRENPRFRALLRQRFGTSGMELVLAAANAAAHGIGQTPPALVLDGILRGNQLTEAVARAAAFERLHDDVCHQRRTSLPCPVDTRPPLKVTPAAEYASHASTGSLAGAAATLLVTHNARDAAEAVLAGSPKAARYGPAAFGATLGTFLAHAGILLRNGERLRQLEIADALVLHADALRSLRPDTDDDLPDDPVHPYAEAVLDAARRAGLHVVIAGGTDLKDITRLADEVAPSAKPFGDVVRALQDEGRVVVTVARLDESGDGHVAAGLPAGDVAIALADGRGAVSWGVDVLAPGGLADVWRLLTAIPSARRVGRRSQTLARAGAALSGLLVARGGQPPGRHLLWPLTRHAPVNIAAANALLTGWLEAVRVARATPPPPRLHIPWHALEPHEARDRLQHADRDGEPRGLALLADRSKQRAARLTGHPALAPARWTWQAAGAVRRELDDPLTPVLATGAVASALLGSVVDALLVVGAMDLNAVTGGLQRLRAEQALARLAARQQPKARKQNGGTGTVTVDAARLRPGDEITLGAGDVVPADARLLDVDGLEVDESALTGESLPVTKSVDATPGLPVAQRTCMVFEGTTVVAGRATALVVDTGDQTEAGRAVTLAARTPPPAGVQARLQELTRKALPVTFTGGAAVTGLSLLRGSPVRRAVSGGVAVAVAAVPEGLPLVATVAQMAAARRLSRRGVLVRTPRTLEALGRVDTVCFDKTGTLTENKLRLVRVATADGTVVATDDDRAAPVLRLAARACPQEETGQGRRVAHATDEAVLDVAPPDPGWAPTGELPFETRRGYAAAVGRDTDPDMRELLVVKGAPETILPACRDLPGDTWDTAHELAGQGLRVLAVARRPCRADDAEAELDLPLADLEFSGFVALADVPRDTSHALLAELRRSGILPVMLTGDHPETARAIALQLGWPEETEAVTGDELVAMERRERVRVLRGAGVIARVAPEQKLHVVEALQQAGRVVAMAGDGANDAAAIRAADVGVGVESRGSAAARNAADLVLTTGDLSVLVDAVAEGRALWRSVADAVSILIGGNAGEVGFSVLGTLLAGSSPLSTRQLLLVNLLTDMFPAMAVAVTPSSDPSTAEHAATGPMGLDVLGAPLLRSIRRRGITTCFGAVAAYLIGRLTPGTERRSTTMALCGVVGAQLVQTLSGRRHSTLVWVTALGSAAVLAALVQTPGVSHFFGCTPLGPVAWAGVALAIALSALAPRLERLAAVHALYDAAAQLALRLGDLSGQARRLFRSGIAAPVVA
- a CDS encoding nucleotidyltransferase family protein, with amino-acid sequence MTQNGDDATLVRRRGIPDLRTAPDGDEPAPPQDPQADQPLQELPQDRNQALLEAAKQVGALLKRKGHLFALAGSVAAYAHGGEKNLQHDVDFAIRPEDAEAVAATLHEAGLTVYTPPEDWLIKATCFGQPVDIIFELAHRPVGADMLERAVELPVDSVRMPVLAPTDLLWSLTAAFSEHHCDFGAALPIARALREKVDWERVRRDCGDEPMPAAFFFLLERLNVI
- a CDS encoding metallophosphoesterase family protein; the protein is MIRIAAVGDIHMGPDSQGVLRPAFETLPECADLLLLAGDLTRHGTPEEMRVVAREVEGLAVPVVAVLGNHDHHDDRPEEVTAILRDAGAHVLEGQATVVESGGARIGVAGTKGFGGGFVGRSAGEFGETVMKEFVRHSRRCADGLRGALEQLGEEGCDARIALTHYSPVADTLAGEPLEIYPFLGSYLLAEAIDTAGADLSVHGHAHAGTEHGMTSGGVRVRNVAQPVIGRAFHVYHLPVREPAATGAAAQQAH
- a CDS encoding BON domain-containing protein, which codes for MSTHGSKDAGGGPPAENLDYRIAHLQDRLASGELGELGLRVEARGRTVLLAGTVPSAPCRDEILRTVHEELAGVPVHSDLVVTEASSPDHAEELS